Proteins encoded together in one Miscanthus floridulus cultivar M001 chromosome 16, ASM1932011v1, whole genome shotgun sequence window:
- the LOC136513925 gene encoding uncharacterized protein, translating to MARSAPGPPPQDYAAAGSGHRASSSSSSPAASCVVAVLFLLLAAGGAAAALFVLFRPRAPAIAVTAVQLPAFSVANGTVAFTFQQLASVRNPNRSPLAHYDSSLHVAYAGGEVGSMYIPAGQIDGGRRQYMATSFTVPAFAVSVSAAAAAAQPTTISVPASGPSPHVTAALVQGPVMEVDSLLRVKGKVTVLKVFTHHVEAAKVCRIGVSPADGRVLGFRC from the coding sequence ATGGCCAGATCGGCGCCGGGGCCGCCGCCGCAAGACTACGCGGCCGCGGGCTCCGGCCatcgcgcctcctcctcctcctcctcgcccgccGCGTCCTGCGTCGTGGcggtcctcttcctcctcctggccgccggcggcgcggcggcggcgctgttcGTGCTCTTCCGCCCGCGCGCGCCTGCCATCGCCGTGACGGCCGTGCAGCTGCCCGCCTTCTCCGTGGCCAACGGCACCGTGGCCTTCACCTTCCAGCAGCTGGCCTCCGTGCGCAACCCGAACCGGTCCCCGCTCGCGCACTACGACAGCTCCCTCCACGTCGCCTACGCCGGCGGCGAGGTCGGCTCCATGTACATCCCGGCCGGCCAGATTGACGGCGGCCGCAGGCAGTACATGGCCACCAGCTTCACCGTCCCCGCCTTCGCCGTCTcggtctccgccgccgccgccgcggcgcagcCGACCACCATCTCCGTCCCCGCGTCCGGCCCGTCCCCGCACGTCACTGCGGCTCTAGTGCAGGGGCCGGTGATGGAGGTGGACTCGCTGCTGCGGGTCAAGGGCAAGGTCACCGTTCTCAAGGTGTTCACCCACCACGTCGAGGCCGCCAAGGTGTGCCGCATTGGCGTCTCGCCGGCCGACGGCCGCGTGCTCGGCTTCCGGTGCTGA